The genomic interval AGTGATTGCGGGGTACAGTCCCGGCGGATCGTTATTTGTGGTTCGTGTGGTTTACCGATCGGTCGCGTGTGTTCGCCGGTAATGTCCGCAAACGAGGCGAGTTGGATCGTAGCTTTCATTCGCTCCAACACTGATCGCTGCGATGTGCGATCGCTGCCGCCATTACGCCATCACGCCATTTTACGTGTGATGCGTGTGGCAAAGTTTGATTCACGGTCGATACCACGCGGTCCACAtaagttgctgctgctgctgcttgtacGTTGATAATGGTGAAGTTTGCTTTGCTATAGTTGAAGACGGGAAAACAAGAAAGAGATGTAGAGCTAGCAGTATTAGAGGAAGGAGGAAGCTTAAGGGCTAAAGATAGTGGCGGGTGATAATGATCGATGTTGGCAAGCGGGAACGCAGCAGGTTGCACCGATAATAGCGGCGAACAGGTCGGGTTAACTAGAACCAGGTCAAGCATTCTTCGCCTATGGTTCATGACTGTGTTCATTTGTAGAAGTTGAGACTGTTCCAGCATGCCAATGAACGCCGAGCAGCAATTGGGGAAAGCGAGCAGGTTCGGATGAAGGATGGCAGATGAAGTGGACCGAGAAACAATCAAGGAAAGCGGCGCTTGGTTGAAGTCTCCACCGAGGATGAGCAAATCGTCCCAGACCATCCCAAGCGAATGCTTAGTGACGTAGATTTGAGAAGATTGAAGCTTGGACGAGCAGGCGATTAGTACGCCCCACCTCTAGCTTTCGTGCTATTCAGCTCGGAGCGGTCGCAGCGGTACACATTGTAAACGTTGGAGTCGAACAGGAGGTTGGATGGCAGTGCCGGGTCGAGCCATGTTTCTCCCCTATATTCCCGGAGCGGTCGCGAGCGGCGCAAAAGATGGCGCTCGTTCGGAGTGGCCTTCAGCCACGTATGATGTGAAAATGGTCCTTCATTGGGTTTCTTTGTCGCTGGCGCTCGGCTTTCACAATGCtgtttttcccacttttttttctcattccttttccgttccgttgtacTTTCGCCGGCCCACAAGCGGCCCAGCGGCGGCTCTGGGCGGCTCGTGCTTTTGTTGCACCGTTTGGCTACCGTAAGCATCTCACCTCAGCGGTGGGGGATCGTCCCCCGTGTGGAGTCATCGTCGGTGTGTGTTCTTTGTGTGCACCACGTGTCCCATTTTCCTCGCCCCTTGGCACACAGCTTTGTGCCAGGCCCGCCTCTTCGCCTGGTGGCCTTTTTGACGAGGTGGCCGACCGACGAGTGGATCGTAAACGGATTTTTAATCATTGAGCGCTctattgaatgaaaataacTGCCCGTTTTCGACCCAAAGTGGAAAGTTATTTTTATGGCAGAATTCAGCTGATGGCTTCCTCCTGTGGCATACATGCTCTTGATTGCTGATAAGCTCCACTCTCACAAAACCTTCTCAAGGCAACGTAAAATCGACATAAATTAGTGAGCATATagtttgattcaatttcgctATAATAATAAGTGAACATGATTTGATTATCGATCGACGTCCGTTCGGACCACTTGCGAAGCGGTTGCGATCCTGATTTTAGCTCTGATTTTTTGCCACTTAGCCCCCGGTGGGGGACCATACTGGCCGTGGTACTCCATTTTGTCCGCCGCCCATCTGTCCTCACTCAGCTCGCGGGGTGGCGTCCGAAGCGGCATCCCTGACCTACACTCGAGGCAAAAAGTAGGCCGCCATCGGCAGCACCATCCGTGATCCGGCTGCGCGGTACGACGGTGGCCTACAGTGGCTTTTCCCCGTCCGAATGTACGTACGCGGACGGCAACAAATCTAATTATACCTAGTGCACCTAAAAATAGCACAACTATCCGGCCACCCTGAGTTGATTGAAGAGTGGAACGTTTGAAGGAGAGAGCAACAGAATTGGAATGGCGGTcgaatgttgaaaacaaaggtttgttggtggtgtgaCCACGAGGAAAGTTGACAGAAACCGAGTTGCCAGCTTTGAAGAGTACGCGTGGGGTagtgttgcgtataacagtttggaTCCCCTacaccgctgtcaactcaacccAGGTCCCGTAAACGGTTTAGCACTCGGTGCTAGTAGAAATAAAGTAGATAAAAACTACCCAAACCGTGCTGAAAACATTTAGGACGTCGATCGCGCTCAACAGTACTCGATATACcaagaaatgttaaaaaataactttATTGAAGCCACCATAAAGGGGAAGACGTACTTTAACCCTGAATTGAGATTGAAAGAAAACCCCTTTAATAGACCATAACGGTAAGGTAAGCAGGACTTGCGAGATTCGACCTTTAAAACTACATCTACATGCCCCTGCTCCTATACACTCTGCCCGATTTCTTGCACTTTGGAATAAAATTTTCCCCTAAGGCTCTTAATATGCACACCGGTACCAGTTAAATTTTGAAATAGGAATTTATGCCTTGTTCAAGGGTCTGTTGGCCAGGGGTCGTTGTTTTTGGACAACGATAATTACTTTCGTATTTTGGTCAGGTCAAGATatcccaaggagcaactatgtccgaTACAGAGTCCGATGGACGGTCCATCGGACACTCTCAGACAGTCCTTTGGACGGTCCGAAAGACGGCAAAATTAAGCAGCTTTGCAGTCCTTTGGACCGTCCAACGGACTATGCTcgggactgcaaaacggcctattgtcaaaaaagctcattttatagcTACAAAAGCTCATTATGGCAAagctttgttaaaattatagctcatttcaaatatttaaatctattatagcaaaaaccagtaaaattatttttcattatttatttatttatttattttaaaaatacaaacttagtTACGTTACCCTgcgacgaacgcacaatcgCCGAGTTTACAATATTACTAACTATTACTACGCACGCATTGCTTTACAATCTATTGGTTacaaacaccaaaaagtggatattcttccacacgatctgcgaggcgcgttaaaagaacaaacaaccagttgtgactatgaacttttgacagctgcgtgGTGCACGTTACGAAAACGTTATTCGGCACGGCAAATGAGAAACGAGGCAAATGGACACCCGTCACCGGTAAGCGGTTtacgaagtggccactggtcATCTGGTAAACTGCGAAAAGGTACGTTccacgttcgatccgatcgctcgtGTGAACCACCTCGTTCATCAGAAACTGGTACAGAATGGTCGTCTTGTCGGCGTTGTCCAGTTCCACCATGACAAGCttgtgttctaaaacgaaacataaagtaaataaacattagcaagttacaataaacattagcgctacaacggggaattggaacatcaaacgaaaaccgttttacggttggccatttcagtttaatgttacgtttgacgatcagtgaatccatgtggcccacaaacgacgatcagtgtcgctaaaaaaccagattaaacaaattataattGCTCGCTggtggcatttttttttttggggtatttgtcacgggttacgaacaccgcgttttggcgttaacccactatcagtgctcaaaacaggtccccttcgtcgctaacgacatcacagcaaagggcccacacagtgagctgcaacattaccactgatccactgattcacaatccactgaaccgaactactgattgatagattatCTCACGCATGACCGTACAGTTGCTTTGGCGCAGGAATGTCTGCAACACCCTCGCCACGCATACCACGGCTAACTCGGGCCGCGGAGGCTACCTTCCCTTGTCATACCTCTTTGTACAGTTGGTTGGCTGGGGTACTTAGCAGTGCCCGACATTACGCCATACGGACGACGGCGATACGGTGAGGCGGCCTCCGTTCTGAGCAGTGGTTCCCAAGGTTGGTTTAAGCCGTTCCCGAACTACGACACCGTGGTAACATAAGTTATTTGAAGACTTCATAAAAATTCtaaaatttgttgaaaatgtcgCCGGATCATCAACCATTCCCtggcagttgctgcgcacatcgttctcattcaattccaagtcatccagcacTCGTCTAACCTGTAACGAAACGGATGCTCATTTCactaaatacatttctttacaccttacttacctttataatgtttgaactgattcaaaacatatcgccgcacaccaaatgctcgttccaaaaccaaatgaatggcaataCACCATTCATTCATGCCGTCGGGTACATGCTGGATCTGGAACGGGTACAGTCGCTGTGTATgtatctggcggcagcgggTTTGGCCGGGTACGCTTGCCGGCGTTTTTACTACTTGTCGATGGACCAAGTACGaagctaaaatagaacaagacatcaatcggtgcacatAACTATAATTGTTGAAACGATTAGTTTAACTCATAACACGGAACATCCAACGaactaaacgaaacgaactatactgacccgtcgtcgccgtctacTGCGTagaatgtttggcaaacacacataacacacatacagaccgtgcaccgttctaatgtaaacaaacaaacgcctgACAGTTTATCGCCATAAAATAAGCCTTGTCAGAACGGTGAGCTTTAgcaggccgttttgcagtccgcCGGGACTGCAAATCGACGGCATGCCGTCGATAgcaggccgttttgcagtcctGTCGACGGCATACCGTCGATTTGCTGTCCGCGTCGACGGCACGCCGGCGATTCGAaagctcgtggctccttgggtaCAAGTGGATCGCGCACGCTCTGAGGTGATAATTTCTAAACCAAGTGAATATTGCGGAAAATCCTTCCATGGTCTGATTTAAATGAATAACAAGAACCATCAGTGAATGCAATATGAGTagcaaaaaatataaaaaaacagtactttattcaaattaaCTGCCATTGCAAGATTATTAAGGTAAGCTGTGGTATTTAAATTGGTTAGCTGTGGCAAGTGGGCGCGGGACTCGAGCTGTCAAACTGCCTGACACTGACACATTTCCGGATTCTACTTTCCACCCGTTCCTTTGCGATTCGTTCCTGCACACTCGAAAATCACAAAACTAAAACGGTGCCGGCAACTGGTCAGCCATTGTGACTCATTCGAAGCAGTGACAACCGAGAAGTTTTAGTACGGTGCAATCGTTACACGCGCGACACTACGGATAATTTCTGCTGTAACCATGGAGAATCCGACGATTAACGATctaccaaacgaagtgagtgattttaGTTTGCGGCCTATTCAGGTAAAGTTGCTCAAaaagtatttgttttcttttttatagtATTTGGAGGTTATATTTGACCACCTTGACGTGGACGACCTGAAGGACGCATCCTTGGTATGTAAACGATGGTCGGATTTGGCCTTTATCGGCGGGAAGAACGGATCGTGTGATGGTAGCGCTAAAATTTGGGTCGGACCATGAGAGCAACTTAAGCAACTTAAAATATCGCCACCTTGAAATCGGCCGAGAAACTGCAAAAATCTCTGTGCATGTAAAGAAATTATTCCAAGCGGTCAATCTTTCATCATTGCGTATAAAAGACTGTTATTTATCACACTCTTCATTACGTTTGATTTTGCTGGAGGCACCGAATCTTTAGCATTTGGCGATTCGTTATGAATTTAGAGAAGTGACCAAAGGATTGAACCGTTCCCGGTTATGAAAAAATTAGAACGCTTGGAGATCGAGGACGGCCATTCAAAAAAAGCAATCCGCTGGCATCCGATCGCCCCTTCGTTGCAAGGCCTGAAGATGTATTGTGATTATGAGCAGCAGTTGGAGCAGTGGACATTTTTCAGTGGTCAGTTACAGCAAGCTTATGTTTCTTTCTCGAACGGCTTTTGCCAAAATCACTTGAACGGCTTTTGTCAAATTACATTTCCTCTCCTAGAGGAGTTGTCAATAAAATTGGAACATAGTTTTGATAGGTATGAAGCATGTGTTCAACGACACGATTTGTTTCTACGATACGATTGTTTTCGAAGAAACTCCTCTTTGCGGCTTCTTCGCCTCTATGGCATATACCTATCTAAAACGATAGTTCAAGACATCACGAACCACTGCAAAAAGATAACGACTTTAGAAATcagaaacgggaaaacatactaggttgtttactaagttttgcggttcccAGAGGGCGCTactacgagcctgattttttttgttatgttggtacactcttcaaaccTTCAAACTTCTTCGTTCACGTatgcgaagtttcatttcaatcggtcacttaatttttattttacaagccagttagtatcgacgtgtcacagtattttttacaatggaaaaagttAAGTTGGCCCCTGGTCATGAATATCAAGGTGAGTATCAAGTGACTCTGCCGAGGACTCCGCCGATGACCAACCAGTGCAAATGAACCCTTTCTAATTACAGTGTAACATTCGTTTCGCGAGCTtaccgaaaacgaaagaatcAAAGCATTCCAGTTCTTCCGCCTCGATCGTCCTCATAACACGTGGTAATTAACATTGTAACGGTGGTATCGCGAACCAAGCATCGCGAACTGGCAACAAACACATTTCGTTCTCGACCTCGTTCGACCATAGGCCGCAGGGTTTTTGTGTACCCCGGAAGTAGGCTACCCCCGAAGGCGGTTCCAGCACAGTGGacaacgaaaataaaactaaccACACATTCAGAGCcatctttgtttgtttgtttggttggttgatgTTCCACGATCCGCAACTATATAGTGCGATTGCCTCTCTAATCGTCCTAGTAGTGGCACCGGGAAAGCTCTAAGCCAATTCGTCTGGAGGTCGAAGCGAAGCCTACGAAAGCATCTGCGTGGCTCAGAAAGCGTCCAGCACTGTCCCGTCGCTAGGGGCCCCTTTGGGAGCATACCGTTCCAGAAACTAATCAGCCAAAGTTGTTATGTGTGCGCGCACGCCCAATCCTGGAATGCCGGTCCAATGCTACGGGATCATGTCCATCAACTTGTCATCTGTCACCGATTGACACCGGGCTGGCCTGCTACTGTCGCTACAAAAGGCGTACCGTCCGGTCGGAACCGGTACTAGTTGTTAGCGCGTCCAGATTGCCACCATGGCCTCCCAgtatcggtgccggtggccagggGCCGTGAGTTTCGTActggtgatggtgttgctACATAGTGGCCACTCGTTGTCGCCCAGGGATTGTGCAAATGCGGGACAACTGTTGCCCCATCCGAAAGACTGTCGCAAGTATCTGGAGTGCGTCGGGGACACCGAGCTACGATTATTGACGTGCCCGGACGACAAGCAGTTTGACCCGGCCGCAGCCACCTGTACCAGCCGCAGCCGCGGTAATGAGTGTCCCCAGCGCAAGGATGAAGAATCCGGGACACCGGGGGGTACCTATCTTGGACGAGCGATCGTGGATCCGTGCGTGGGCAGTCGACCGGGGAC from Anopheles cruzii unplaced genomic scaffold, idAnoCruzAS_RS32_06 scaffold00752_ctg1, whole genome shotgun sequence carries:
- the LOC128276221 gene encoding uncharacterized protein LOC128276221, whose amino-acid sequence is MSGTAKYPSQPTVQREHKLVMVELDNADKTTILYQFLMNEVVHTSDRIERGTYLFAVYQMTSGHFVNRLPVTGVHLPRFSFAVPNNVFVTCTTQLSKVHSHNWLFVLLTRLADRVEEYPLFGVCNQ